A portion of the Calliphora vicina chromosome 5, idCalVici1.1, whole genome shotgun sequence genome contains these proteins:
- the Cpr49Ag gene encoding larval cuticle protein 1 has translation MYKFSLVLLCAALFAVALARPAQDQAADAVTTTTTPATIIKQVDVNNPDGSFNSSYETSNGIRVENVGYMKTIVVPRTETEDGQVIEEHEELILVQTGSYSYMDPEGNVITLKYVADENGFQPEGDHLPQPVVQ, from the exons atgtacaaGTTCAGTTTGGTTTTATTGTGCGCTGCTTTATTTGCCGTTGCCTTGGCTCGTCCTGCTCAAGATCAAGCAGCTGATGCTGTCACAACCACCACCACACCAGCCACCATCATCAAACAGGTCGATGTGAATAATCCTGATGGCAGTTTCAACAGCAG CTACGAAACCTCTAATGGCATCAGAGTCGAAAATGTTGGCTACATGAAAACGATTGTAGTGCCCCGCACCGAAACCGAAGACGGTCAAGTGATTGAAGAACACGAAGAATTGATTTTGGTACAAACCGGCTCTTACAGTTATATGGATCCTGAGGGCAATGTTATTACCCTTAAATATGTGGCCGATGAAAACGGTTTCCAACCCGAAGGCGATCATTTACCTCAACCCGTCGTCCAATAG
- the Cpr49Af gene encoding endocuticle structural glycoprotein SgAbd-3 translates to MKVIAVLCLFAAVAYAKEVELISHEAMVEYDGKFHYHYELGDGSRATQDGVLKQVDAEHDGEAIEGRFAFIADDGHEYALSYTADENGYRPVGAHLPTPPPTPDSVLKTLQYLKEHPYHKPEGRKY, encoded by the exons atgaaagtaATCGCtgttttgtgtttgtttgcTGCCGTTGCGTATGCCAAAGAAGTTGAATTAATCTCACATGAAGCCATGGTGGAATATGATGGCAAATTTCATTACCA ttaCGAATTAGGAGATGGATCCAGAGCCACACAAGATGGTGTTTTAAAACAAGTCGATGCCGAGCATGACGGTGAGGCCATTGAAGGTAGATTTGCATTCATAGCTGATGATGGCCATGAATATGCCCTCTCATATACTGCTGACGAAAATGGTTACCGTCCAGTAGGCGCCCATTTACCTACACCACCACCAACACCCGACTCTGTGCTCAAAACATTGCAATACTTAAAAGAACATCCATATCATAAACCCGAGGGCAGAAagtattga